A single window of Salvia splendens isolate huo1 chromosome 8, SspV2, whole genome shotgun sequence DNA harbors:
- the LOC121743668 gene encoding uncharacterized protein LOC121743668, with translation MPTHGVHLSLSHSSSPTTLSPSPLYFSRRGHPKVTEIKAPSPVPNRPVTAAVVFAPSRSAYPFLSPEAAPFNPAVCGMKSDWVEKSIPLIGRFLKKRKQLDEFLGFYFNCQFLLNCDFKNWYHGIKIWRSLRRNILSRRRIIFIESQIKFDLVTKSTGREFDLV, from the exons ATGCCCACACACGGCGTCCATCTCTCCCTATCACATTCTTCATCCCCAAcaactctctctccctctccactGTATTTCTCAAGAAGGGGACACCCAAAAGTTACAGAAATTAAAGCTCCGTCGCCTGTACCAAATCGACCGGTCACCGCCGCTGTGGTGTTCGCACCGTCCAGATCAGCATATCCGTTTTTATCCCCTGAGGCAGCCCCGTTTAACCCCGCAG TTTGCGGAATGAAATCGGATTGGGTGGAAAAGAGTATACCTTTGATTGGCAGATTTTTGAAAAAAAGGAAGCAACTCGATGAATTCCTCGGCTTCTATTTCAATTGTCAGTTTCTCCTCAACTGTGATTTCAAGAATTGGTATCATGGAATTAAAATATGGAG atcactgAGGAGGAATATCCTTTCACGGAGGAGGATAATCTTTATAGAAtctcaaattaaatttgacttggtgaccaagtcaaccGGAAGAGAATTTGATTTGGTTTAA